The following coding sequences are from one Rutidosis leptorrhynchoides isolate AG116_Rl617_1_P2 chromosome 11, CSIRO_AGI_Rlap_v1, whole genome shotgun sequence window:
- the LOC139877197 gene encoding alkylated DNA repair protein ALKBH6 homolog produces MAAAPDDDELLAKFKVGSIPTVYYIPDFISDSDQKLLLNHIYTAPVSKWKSLKNRRLQNWGGIVHEKGLLPQDLPAWLTKITEKIGNESSLFPSAINHVLINEYHPNQGIMPHQDGPAYFPVVAILSLGSPVVMDFTPHPSLTDDSNLPNRHPFSIALMQRSLLIFKDTVYSDYLHGIKDCEVQQYDTAVNATEVLQDRSVVETLDGDLKAIHRSGTRVSLTCRVVSKVHKNLFRF; encoded by the exons ATGGCAGCGGCACCTGATGATGATGAACTATTAGCAAAATTTAAAGTCGGTTCGATTCCGACAGTCTACTACATCCCGGACTTCATCTCCGATTCCGACCAAAAACTACTTCTAAATCAT ATTTATACAGCTCCGGTTTCAAAGTGGAAGTCTTTAAAAAACAGGAGACTGCAAAATTGGG GAGGGATTGTTCATGAGAAGGGACTTTTGCCTCAGGATT TACCGGCATGGTTGACGAAAATTACGGAAAAGATCGGCAACGAATCATCTCTGTTTCCTTCTGCCATTAATCATGTACTCATTAACGAGTACCATCCTAACCAAGGGATAATG CCTCACCAAGATGGTCCCGCTTATTTCCCCGTGGTGGCTATTCTTTCATTAGGGTCACCTGTCGTGATGGACTTCACACCTCATCCGAGCTTAACTGATGATTCGAATTTACCGAACCGTCACCCATTTTCTATTGCCCTGATGCAACGAAGCTTATTGATATTTAAAGATACCGTGTACTCAG ATTACTTACATGGAATAAAAGATTGTGAGGTTCAACAATATGATACG GCTGTGAATGCGACTGAGGTTTTACAAGACCGAAGTGTAGTTGAAACACTCGATGGGGATTTAAAGGCCATACATAGATCTGGCACTAGGGTTTCGTTGACTTGTCGAGTAGTAtctaaagttcacaagaatttgttCAGGTTCTGA